One genomic segment of Myxocyprinus asiaticus isolate MX2 ecotype Aquarium Trade chromosome 14, UBuf_Myxa_2, whole genome shotgun sequence includes these proteins:
- the LOC127451773 gene encoding glycogen [starch] synthase, muscle-like translates to MPLARSLSVTSLSGLEEWDEEFDREDAVLFEIAWEVANKVGGIYTVIQTKVRLTCEEWGENYFLVGPYTESNVRMQVELIEPCNATLRRTIEKMNSSGCKVYFGRWLIEGSPYVILIDVGFTAWSLDRWKSELWENCSIGVPWFDREANDAVLFGFLTAWLLGEYAAQCDDPPHIVAHFHEWLAGLGLVLCRQRHLPVATIFTTHATLLGRYLCAGSVDFYNNLAEFNVDKEAGDRQIYHRYCLERAAARCAHVFTTVSQITAIEAEHLLKRKPDIVTPNGLNIKKFSAMHEFQNLHAQSKARIQEFVRGHFYGNLDFNLDKTVFLFIAGRYEFSNKGADIFLEALARLNYLLRVNHSEVTVIAFFIMPARTNNFNVETLKGQAVRKQLWDTAQTVKEHFGKKLYESLLVGQLPDVSKMLDKEDLTMMKRAIFATQRQCQPPICTHNMLEDNTDPILTCIRRIGLFNSSQDRVKVIFHPEFLSSTSPLLPMDYEEFVRGCHLGVFPSYYEPWGYTPAECTVMGIPSISTNLSGFGCFMEEHIADPSAYGIYILDRRYRGVDESCNQLTSFLFQFCQQSRRQRIIQRNRTERLSDLLDWRYLGRYYISARHMALAKAFPDTYIYEPQEPTSNTGFRYPRPASVPPSPAHSLHSSPHHSEAEDEDERYDEELEAEKDRINIR, encoded by the exons ATGCCCCTGGCACGCAGTTTGTCGGTCACCTCCTTGTCCGGTCTTGAAGAATGGGACGAAGAGTTTGATCGGGAGGATGCAGTCCTGTTTGAGATTGCATGGGAAGTTGCCAATAAAG TTGGTGGCATTTACACGGTTATCCAGACCAAGGTGCGCCTGACCTGTGAGGAATGGGGGGAGAACTACTTTCTGGTGGGCCCGTATACAGAGTCCAACGTCAGAATGCAAGTGGAGCTGATTGAACCCTGCAACGCAACACTCAGGAGAACCATTGAAAAAATGAACAGCAGCGGGTGCAag GTATATTTTGGCCGATGGCTGATCGAAGGTTCTCCATATGTGATTCTGATAGATGTGGGCTTCACAGCCTGGTCTCTGGACCGCTGGAAGAGTGAACTGTGGGAGAACTGCAGTATTGGTGTGCCCTGGTTTGATAGAGAGGCGAATGATGCTGTACTCTTTGGCTTCCTTACTGCATGGCTACTgggagag tatgCAGCTCAATGTGATGACCCCCCTCACATCGTGGCTCATTTTCACGAGTGGCTGGCAGGTTTGGGACTTGTGTTATGCAGACAGCGCCATTTACCCGTAGCAACCATCTTTACCACACACGCCACTCTGCTGGGCCGATACCTGTGTGCCGGAAGTGTCGATTTCTACAACAACCTCGCAGAG TTTAATGTGGATAAGGAGGCAGGTGACAGGCAGATCTATCACAGATACTGTCTGGAGCGTGCAGCGGCCCGCTGTGCACACGTCTTCACCACTGTTTCTCAGATCACTGCGATCGAGGCTGAACACTTACTAAAGCGGAAACCAG ATATTGTGACTCCAAATGGCCTGAATATTAAGAAGTTTTCAGCCATGCACGAGTTCCAGAACCTCCACGCTCAGAGTAAAGCACGCATCCAGGAGTTTGTCAGAGGCCATTTCTACGG GAATTTAGATTTTAACCTTGACAAGACAGTGTTTCTCTTCATTGCTGGACGCTATGAATTCTCAAATAAAGGAGCTGATATCTTTCTTGAAGCATTGGCCAGACTTAATTACCTACTGAGG GTGAATCACAGTGAGGTGACGGTAATAGCATTCTTCATAATGCCTGCTCGTACCAACAACTTCAATGTGGAGACCCTGAAGGGTCAAGCAGTACGGAAACAGCTCTG GGACACTGCACAGACTGTGAAGGAGCATTTTGGGAAGAAACTCTATGAATCACTTTTAGT AGGGCAGCTGCCTGATGTGTCTAAGATGTTAGATAAAGAGGACTTAACCATGATGAAGCGTGCCATCTTCGCCACCCAGCGGCAGTGCCAGCCTCCTATCTGCACTCACAACATGCTGGAGGACAACACCGATCCCATCCTCACCTGTATCCGCCGCATTGGCCTCTTTAACAGCTCACAGGACAGAGTCAAG GTGATCTTCCATCCAGAGTTCCTCTCCTCCACTTCTCCTCTCCTGCCAATGGACTATGAAGAGTTTGTAAGAGGCTGCCACCTCGGAGTATTTCCATCTTACTATGAGCCATGGGGATACACACCAG CTGAGTGTACAGTGATGGGTATTCCATCGATTTCCACTAATCTGTCTGGGTTTGGCTGTTTCATGGAGGAACACATTGCCGACCCATCTGCTTATG gCATCTATATTCTGGATCGGCGGTATCGTGGGGTGGATGAGTCCTGTAATCAGCTGACGTCTTTCCTGTTTCAGTTCTGTCAGCAGAGTCGCAGGCAGAGAATCATCCAGAGGAACCGAACCGAGCGCCTCAGTGACCTGCTGGACTGGAGATATCTGGGCAGG TATTACATATCTGCCCGGCATATGGCCTTAGCGAAAGCTTTTCCGGACACCTACATTTATGAACCTCAAGAGCCAACTTCG AATACAGGCTTCCGATACCCGCGACCTGCCTCAGTGCCCCCATCCCCCGCCCACTCGCTTCACTCCTCGCCCCATCACAGTGAGGCTGAGGATGAAGATGAACGGTACGATGAAGAACTGGAGGCAGAGAAAGATCGGATCAACATCCGCTAA
- the LOC127451774 gene encoding aspartate dehydrogenase domain-containing protein-like produces MADRSSALKIGIVGYGHLGQFLVERIQKEGPEVGLQLAFVWNRNSDKLKDSVPKELILSNLSDFTHRDTDVIVEVCHPQIVKEFGIRFLSHAHFLVGSPSALSDPELEQTLRTAAKEHGKTLYVASGALWGGQDIQRMNDNGNLRHPSCFRLTGGLLPDWTEGEGRWVLYHSSVAELCPTAPNNVNTMAAAAIAAATLGFCGVTGEIVSDTALADYHIVEVEVTRPDGFSVKTLRQNPAKLGVVRGNVTYNSFWSSLLVCKGHGGRVYLC; encoded by the exons ATGGCTGACAGATCATCAGCCTTGAAGATTGGAATTGTGGGATATGGACATTTAG GTCAGTTTCTTGTCGAGAGGATCCAAAAAGAGGGACCCGAGGTGGGGCTGCAGTTGGCATTTGTTTGGAATCGAAATTCGGACAAACTGAAAGATTCGGTGCCCAAAGAGCTCATTCTAAGTAACCTCTCAGACTTCACACACAG GGACACTGATGTAATCGTGGAGGTGTGTCATCCACAGATAGTTAAAGAGTTTGGAATCAGATTTCTGTCACATGCTCACTTCCTG GTTGGCAGCCCTTCTGCCCTATCTGACCCCGAGCTTGAGCAGACACTCCGCACTGCTGCAAAGGAGCATGGCAAAACACTTTACGTCGCCAGTGGTGCACTATGGGGAGGCCAAGATATTCAACGAATGAATGACAATGGAAATTTGCGG CATCCCTCTTGCTTCCGGCTGACTGGAGGTCTGCTCCCTGACTGGACAGAGGGAGAGGGGAGATGGGTCTTGTACCACAGCTCAGTGGCAGAACTCTGCCCCACTGCTCCAAACAACGTGAACACCATGGCAGCTGCGGCCATAGCTGCTGCAACACTGGGTTTCTGTGGTGTCACCGGAGAAATTGTTTCAGACACAGC ACTGGCAGACTATCATATTGTGGAGGTTGAGGTAACTCGTCCTGATGGGTTCTCAGTCAAAACATTGCGCCAGAACCCAGCCAAACTGGGAGTTGTTAGAGGAAATGTTACATACAATTCCTTCTGGAGCAGTTTACTGG TCTGCAAGGGTCATGGAGGGAGGGTGTATTTGTGCTGA
- the LOC127451608 gene encoding lysoplasmalogenase-like: protein MDILETSAYDRRQRRNTSCVLFLYLLPFFASCTLYFFLWIPDSAPSVLAAGIKAAPVFSLALLVFSYNGGRSLMGVAGGLLFSVAGDCCLVWPQLFIHGMGCFALAHMLYSVSFLSSRYSTTSSSSLFFILYLLLWLIGGGIYAYLVPFLRLDPEGDVLVPAIGGYILLIVLMATLAVRTRRPFLLLGSLVFMASDLIIALTKFNVVDLEYEKHTIMITYYLAQLMIALGDVKATLEEDADDLHKWKRS from the exons ATGGATATCCTGGAGACAAGTGCATATGATCGCAGACAACGCAGGAACACG TCCTGTGTTCTGTTTCTTTATCTCCTCCCATTTTTTGCATCCTGCACATTATATTTCTTCTTGTGGATCCCAGACTCCGCCCCCTCTGTTCTAGCTGCTGGCATAAAGGCCGCCCCTGTCTTCTCTCTGGCTCTTCTGGTGTTCAGCTATAATGGGGGGCGGAGTCTAATGGGTGTGGCTGGAGGATTGCTGTTCTCAGTGGCCGGAGACTGTTGCCTTGTGTGGCCACAACTTTTTATCCATG GAATGGGCTGCTTTGCTCTAGCCCACATGCTTTACTCTGTGTCTTTCCTCTCCTCTCGGTATTCTACAACATCCTCCTCTTCCTTATTCTTCATCCTTTACCTCCTGCTCTGGTTGATCGGCGGTGGAATTTATGCTTACTTGGTGCCATTCCTCCGACTTGATCCAGAAGGTGATGTTCTCGTTCCAGCCATAGGGGGCTACATCCTGCTCATTGTCCTAATGGCCACGCTGGCTGTTCGTACAAGGCGACCATTCCTCCTGCTGGGCAGCCTGGTCTTCATGGCTTCAGACCTTATAATTGCACTAACAAAGTTCAATGTCGTTGATCTTGAATACGAGAAGCACACCATTATGATAACATACTACCTGGCACAGCTGATGATTGCGCTGGGTGACGTGAAGGCAACACTGGAGGAGGATGCTGACGATTTACACAAATGGAAGAGATCATAA